The stretch of DNA GCGGCTTGAGGGCCGCCATGGGCTATACCGGTGCAGCCGACCTCGCCGAGTTCCGCAACAAGGCCGAGTTCGTCCAGATCACCTCGGCCGGCGCGCGCGAGAGCCACGTGCATGATGTGGTGATCACCCGCGAATCGCCGAACTATCCGACGCGGCTGTGAACCGGGTGAATTCTGCGGCTCCGCAACGATGACGCCGGGCGCACGCATTGAGGCGGCGATCGAAGTCCTCACCGACGTGATCGACCGCCATCGTCCGGCAAGCGAGGCGCTCAAGGATTGGGGCCGGATGCACCGCTTCGCCGGCGCCGGCGACCGGGCAGCCATAGGCAACCTTGTCTTCGACGCGCTCCGTCGCCGAAACAGCTTGGCGGCTCGGATGCAGGATGATGCGTCACGCGCGCTCGCTCTGGCGGCTGCGGCCGAGCTCTTGCAGCTCGACGAAGACGGGCTCGCGCGCCTCATCGACGTTCCTCATGGACCCGCGCCCCTGAGCGATGCCGAGCGCAAGCGACTGGCCGCCAGCGATGCGCCGGCCCATGAGCCATGGGTGCTCGGCAACTATCCCGAATGGCTAGGCCCCTCCCTCGCCCGCGTTTTCGGCGAGCGCGCGGCGGCGGAGGGGGCCGCTTTGAGCGAAAGGGCGCCCATCGACCTTCGGGTGAACACGCTGAAAGCGAGCCGCGAGAAGGTGCTTAAGGCGCTGGCCCGTTTCGCGCCCGAGCCAACGCGATTATCCCCGGTTGGCCTTCGCCTCGCGCCACCCGAGGGGCTCGGCCGCTCCCCAAATATTGAGCGTGACGCGGCCCATGAGCGCGGACAATTCGAGGTGCAGGACGAGGGATCGCAACTGGCCGCCCTTCTGGTGGCAGCGCGCCCGGGCATGCAGGTGGCCGATCTCTGCGCGGGCGCCGGCGGCAAGACCCTCGCCCTGGCGGCCGCCATGGAGAACAAGGGGCAGATCTATGCCCATGATGCCGACGCAAGCCGGCTGAAGCCGATCTTCGCGCGGATGACGAGGGCATCGGCGCGCAATGTGCAGGTGATCGGTGCGCACGAGCCCGAGCGCCTGGATGGCCTGGGCGGCAGGCTCGACCGCGTGGTGGTGGATGCACCTTGCACCGGCACGGGCGCATGGCGCAGGCATCCTGATGCGAAATGGCGCTTGAAGCCGCAAGCCTTGGAGCAACGATTGCAGGACCAGCGCGACGTGCTGGACAAGGCCGCTGCTCTGGTCAAGCCGGGCGGCAGGCTCATATACATAACCTGCTCGGTGCTCGCCGAGGAGAATGGCGATCAGGTCGCGTCATTCCTTGAGCGCCATTCTCGGTTCCGCGTTCTGCCCTGGGCTGAAGTCTGGGCGGAGGCGATTGGCGGTGATGCGCCCGTGTCCGCTTCTGCCGATCCCCATGGGCTTTTGCTCACCCCCGCTGTTCACCGGACGGACGGGTTCTATATAGCGGTCATCGAGGCTGGACGATGATCCGCCAGCAGGCGTCATTCAGCCCCCTAGCCATGAAAGCACTTGCATGTCCGACACTGTTCTGATCATCGATTTCGGCAGCCAGGTCACCCAGCTGATCGCCCGCCGGGTACGAGAGGCAGGCGTCTATTCCGAGATCGTGCCGTTCCAGTCGGCGGAAGCAGCTTTTTCGCGCATCAAGCCGCGCGCCGTGATCCTCTCCGGCAGCCCGGCAAGCGCCCTGGACATGGGCTCGCCGCGCGCGCCCCAGGCGATCTTCGATGCGGGCCTGCCGGTGCTTGGCATCTGCTATGGCGAGCAGACGATCTGCGCTCAGCTCGGCGGCAAGGTCGAAGGCGGCCATCACCGGGAATTCGGCCGGGCTTTCCTCGAGGTCAGGGACGATTGCCGCCTGTTCGACGGCGTGTGGCGCAAGGGCGAGCGCCATCAGGTCTGGATGAGCCATGGCGACCGGGTGACGGCCATTCCGGAAGGTTTCCGTGTGGTGGGCACCTCCGACGGCGCGCCTTTCGCCGCCATTGCTGATGACGAGCGACGCATCTACGCGGTCCAGTTCCATCCAGAGGTGGTGCACACCCCGGATGGGGCCAAGCTGATCGCCAATTTCGTGCATCAGGTGGCCGGCATAAAGGGCGACTGGTCAATGGCCGCCTTCCGCGAGGCTGCGGTGCAGCGCATCCGCCGCGAAGTGGGCGAGGGCCGCGTGCTCTGCGCTCTGTCCGGCGGTGTCGACAGCTCGGTTGCCGCCATCTTGATTCACGAAGCAATCGGCGAGCAACTGACCTGCGTTTTTGTCGATCATGGCCTCATGCGGCTCAACGAGGCGCAGGAAGTGGTCTCCATGTTCCGCGACCACTACAATATTCCCCTCATTCACGTGGACGCCTCTGACCGCTTCATCGGCGCGCTGGAGGGTGAGGCCGATCCCGAGGTCAAGCGGAAGACCATCGGCCGGCTGTTCATCGAGGTCTTCGAGGAACAGGCAAAGAAGCTGGGCGGGGCTGATTTCCTGGCCCAGGGCACCCTTTACCCCGATGTGATCGAGAGCGTCTCCTTCCACGGCGGCCCCTCGCAGACCATCAAATCCCACCATAATGTCGGTGGTTTGCCCGAGCGCATGAACATGAAGCTGGTCGAGCCACTGCGCGAGCTGTTCAAGGACGAGGTGCGCGCGCTTGGCCGCGAGCTCGGCCTGCCGGAGCGGTTCGTCGGCCGTCATCCCTTTCCCGGGCCGGGGCTGGCCATCCGCTGTCCCGGCGGGGTCACCCGCGAGAAGCTCGACATCCTGCGCCAGGCGGATGCCATCTATCTCGATGAGATCCGCAAAGCCGGCCTTTATGATGCGATCTGGCAGGCCTTTGCCGTGCTTCTGCCGGTGCAGACGGTGGGCGTCATGGGCGATGGCCGCACCTATGAGAGCGTCCTGGCGCTCAGGGCCGTGACCTCGACCGATGGCATGACGGCGGATTTCTACCATTTCGACATGGACTTCCTGGGCCGCACCGCCACGCGCATCATCAACGAGGTGCGCGGCGTCAACCGCGTCGTCTATGATGTGACGAGCAAACCGCCGGGAACAATCGAGTGGGAATGATTCAGGCCCATCCGAACGCCGCCCATTTTACGCCAGAGTGCGACGTAAGACGCTGAAATAAAATAATTTTCGTGACTGGGCCTATCGATACCTATCAGTGGGCATAGATCGCATGTACCGTCACGGCCGACGGCCCTTACCCATATTGATCCTGCTGTTTTTGAAACCGTCATAGCTTAGTCTGCACAGCGTCGCGGCCGAACTCCATCGGAAAGACCCTTAGCGCCCGGCCAACAAGGGCCAGGTAAAGCGCAGGTATGGTAAGCGTGAGTTTGGCCACGGTGTCTCCTCGGCGCCTGCTCAAGCTTAGTCCAACCTCACCGTTTCCATTGCAACCGCGATCGCGGTGGCGGCCGGGAGGGGAGCAGTTCGAGGAGCCGCTTCGGGAAGGGATCACTCAGCGGTGAGATGATGAAAGTCTATGAGTTAACCCTCGCCGACGGACAGGAATGGACCATGCCGAAGGTGCTGGAGGATAATCATGTGCTGTCGGATCTTCGCGGGCAGCATCAACTTCACTGGACCCCTATCGGAATGGACCTCCTCACTGAGGACGACAAGGGTACGCCACGGGGATATTCTGATTTTCCATGGTATGGGTCGCATGTCCTCATTCTTCGCTCCGACGCGGCCGACAGCCTGCGCGAGATAATGAGGCCATATGGTGAGTTCTTGCCGCTGAAGGGCGGTGATGGACTGGAGCTATTTAACGCGACGACCGTCTTGGATGCGCTAGACGAAAATCGGTCGAAAATCATACGCTTCGACGACGGCGATATCCTGAACATTGAGCGCTATGTGTTTCGCCAGGAAGCTGTTGGGAATCAGCTCATCTTCAAACTGCCCTACCGAGCATCGAACTTGTATATGCAGGCCGGATTCATTGACCAGATCAAGGACATGGGGTTTTGTGGAATTGGGTTCAAACTCGTGTGGAGCGATGAGACTCACCCGGTGCGTGAGGTCATTTTTCCGCCTCGCGACCGGCGCTTTAGAAAAAGACATTCGTGGTGGCGCTGATCCCGAAGAGCAATCGCATGCGCGCGCTGGGGGCGCTGCGAGCCGGGTTTGCTGGGTGGGAGACGTGCGTCGTTCCACCCCGAATGAACTCATCGCTGGCAAAGACCAAGTTCACTGCGGCTTTGATTTGGTCCGATATTGCGTTCCCTCTGGAGCCCAGAACAGCATGCCGTTCTCCGCAATTTCCAAATGATCTGAGAGCCCGCGCTTACGAAGTTCGCTCCGCACGCCTTCAACGCCCTCAGTGGTCTCGATGACGTAGCCCTCCGCGAGCACGTCGCCGTAATGTTTCTCGGTATTTTGTCGAGCTAACGCGACGATATCACCGGGAGTCCCAGCAATAGACCAGACATGCACGTCCTGGTCTATCGCATAAGTCTTGATACGCCAGGCCCCGCGATCTGTTGCCAGAAACTGAATTGTATCAAAGGCCCCTTCAGTCGCATCGGCCTCGGTGTTGTCGAGATAGCTGCTCTGTGTTGTAAGGAAAAATATTACGAGGGCTATCTTCATGTTTCTCGATTTCTCATTTGATTGGCCCGCGAGGCTGCCCTGTCCGTTAGGAATATTCAAGAGTCTGGAATGGGCCGCGGGTCTCTGGCAAGGCACGTTCCCCACGTTAATCAGGCCTATTAGCGCAGCGAGCGGGGAGTCCCCTCCAGGGATGCTGGCGCACCCTCTCGCTCGAGATCGACCCCGTATATCAAACGGATCGGCTGCAGCGGAGAGTCCTTTCAACGTGCCCCAAAGTCCGATTCAAGTGTAAAGTCATAATTCGCCTACTGGATTAACGGTGCGATCTTGTAAACAACTTCCTATGCAAGACACGACCAAATCGCAGGCCGGAAGCAGACAGGAAGAGCGGACCGATTCGACGATTGCCGTCTCTGCCGTTAAGCTCGCCGCGGCCGACCTGAACAACCTCATGCGGGCGCTTGAGATCGATGTCGTCGCGCTCACCGAGATGCTGATTCCATCGGACTATCGCGCCGAGATGGGGACGATGGACGCGCCGGCGATCCATTACACAATCAGTGGCAGGGGACGAATCTCGATCGGCAATGGGCCTTGGATGTCGCTCGAGCCTCATCTGCTCATTATCAAGCCTCCGAATACCCCGTTCACGATTGAAGTCGACGGACCCACCGGCCAGAAGAGGCTCATCTCCCGCGATTGCTGGAGGCAGCATGATGGGGTATTGCGCATCGGAATACCCAACGAACAACCAGAGGTCATCCAGATCTGCGGCTTCTTCAACGCATCCTTCGGGCAATCCGTCGGCTTGTTCCGCGAATTGCGAGAGCCTGTGGTCGAGAAATTCGAGCCGACCGACAAGATCGACCTGAAGCTTCGCGAAGCGATCGAGGAGCTTTGCGCTCAGGAAATCGGCATGGGCGCCATGACGGCGTCCCTGCTGAAGCAGGTCATCATCGCCCTGGTGAGGCGGTCGATGAAATCCTCCCGCAGCTGGACTGATCGCTTTTCGATTCTCACGGACCGGCAGATCACGCGTGCATTCGCCGACATGGTGGCGCGTCCGGGGGCCGCCCACACGGTTCAGAGCCTGGCGCATAGCGCGGGTCTCAGTCGGTCGGCATTCATGGCGCGGTTCTCGGCGATCTTCGGCCGTTCGCCCATGGTGATCCTTCGCGACCTCAGGATGCGGCAGGCGGCGCTCGAGCTTACGACGACGTCAGCCCCCATCGAGGTTGTGGCCTACAACGCCGGCTACGAAAGCCGGTCGAGCTTCGTGCGCGCTTTCCGCAAAGCCTACGAGGTTGATCCCAGCCAATACCGGCAGCGCATGAAGAACGGTGAGGGTGATAAGGGCACTTGAGCCCAAACACCGCGCGTCCGCGCCATCTCTCCCCGCAGGCATGCCTCAAGCAAGAACTTGAGACGCGGTTTCGCGATTCAACGGAAAGCGGAACGCTCTAGCCACGTTCGTGCACGGTTGTGCACTGATCCGACGCTGGGCAGCTCTGGAATCCCGAATGCGTGTCCGCTCGTCCAGGGACGCCTGACGCGGGTTTCGTCGCGCCGGCACCAGTGGCAACGTGCTTTTCAGATGTAGCGCTTTTGCGCGCAGCGTGAGCGGCATCGACATCACAGGTGCGCGGTAGCGCCAGCAATAGTTGACGGTGACATCCAATGGAGCTCCACCAGGTTCAGCCCCTTCTAGCGGTTACAAGCACGCTGAACTTCACGCGTGCGCCCTGTTTTAGCTCGTCTGCAATGTAATTCCCAAGATGACGAGCTACGACACACAGGCAGGTGGACGATGAAGGCAATCATTGTGACGGACCAGGCCGCGGGATTGGCTGGGATGAAGCTGGTGGAGCGGCCCGAGCCGCAGGCAGCGATAAACGACGTCGTCGTTCAGATTTATGCATCGGGATTCGTCCCGACCGAGATGGAGTGGCCCTCGACCTGGACCGATCGCGCCGGCCGTGACCGAACACCGTCGATCCCCGGCCACGAGCTGGCCGGAGTGGTCACCGCCCTCGGCTATGGTACGACGGGACTGTCGGTCGGACAGCGGGTGCTCGGCCTCGCCGACTGGTATCGCGACGGCACCCTGGCGGAGTATACGGCCGTCGAGGCACGTAACCTCGCGCCGCTGCCGGGCGACGTCGAGTTCACGGCGGGTGCGAGCCTGCCGATCTCGGGGCTCACCGCGTGGCAGGGCCTCTTCCAACACGGCCGTCTTCAGGCGGGGCAGAGCGTCCTCGCGCACGGCGCGGCCGGCGCAGTCGGGACGATGGTGACGCAACTCGCGCGCGAAGCCGGCGCGTATGTCATCGGCACCGGACGCGCGGCCGACCGTCAGAAAGTGCTCGACTACGGTGCGCAGGAGTTCGTCGACCTTGACAACGACGCGCTGGAAGACGTCGGCGGCGTCGACCTGGTGTTCGATGTCATCGGCGGCGACATCGGCAAGCGGTCCGCAGGCCTGATTCGAGCCGGAGGAACACTGGTGTCGGTCGTTGGGCCAGTCCAGGCGCGCCCCGCCGATGGCTTGGCGATCGACTTCGTTGTCGAGGCCGATCGTGCCCAATTGAGTGAGATCGTCCAACGGGTGCGGGACGGACGGCTGCGGCCGAATATCGGCAACGTCTCGACCCTCGACAAAGCTGTCGCCGCCCTCAACTCGACCGAACGGCGGGCCGGGAAGACGGTCATTCGCGTTCGTCCGTGAACGACACCCACCTATCGATGCACGCGGCCGGTGCTCTCCAGATCGGCCGGCAATTCAACCTATCCCTTCACTCACAGGAATCACCCATGACCAATGGCGTCATCGAATGCATCTTGAGCCGAACCGCCACCAAGTACTACGACCCTGCCGCCACCTTGAGCGACGATCAGATTCGGGAGTTGGTCCGAATCGGCACCACTGCGCCGACCTCCTTCCACTTGCAGAACTGGCGCTTCATCGCCGTGCGAACGCGGGAAGCCAAGGCTCGTCTACGTCCGATCGCGTGGGATCAGCCTGCGATCACGGAAGCAGCCGTGACCTTCATCGTCATCGGCCAGTTGGCTGATTCCAGCGTAGTGCCGGAGCGCCTGGCACCGGTGGTGGAAGCGGGCATCATGCCGGCAAAGATGGTGCCGGAATGGGAAATCCCCGCCCGCGGTCTGTATCAGGATTTCCCGCAGCGCCAGCGCGATGAAGCGGTGCGCACCGCCACATTCGGCGCAGCAGCGATGATTTATGCGGCTCGCTCATGGGGCTTGGGTTCGACGCCGATGATCGGTTTCGATGACAAAGCGGTGCACCGCGAGTTCGGACTGGCCGAGGATGAAGTGCCCGTGATGCTGCTGTCCGTGGGTGCAGAGCGTCCGGGCAACTGGCCGCAAAAGCCCCGCCGTCCGGTGGCCGATGTGCTGGATCTCGTGTGACTGTCAGTAAATCAGTATTGCGGAGACTAGAATGCCAAGAGCTACAGCTCTGAAGCCCGACCAGGTGCCGGCGCATTCCAAACCGACTCTCGATGCGTTCACCAAGAGCATCGGGTTCACCCCGAATATGATGGCGACATTCGCGCAGAGCCCGATCGCGTTCAACGCCTGGGCCACCTTGCTCGGCTCTTTGAGCAAGGCGCTCGACGTGAAGACGCGTGACAGCATCGGCCTTGCTGTTTCCGAAGTGAATGGCTGCAACTACTGCCTGACGGTTCACAGCTTCACGGCCGAGCATATGGCCAAGCTGCCGGCCAATGAAATCATGCTTGCTCGGAAGGGTCATGCG from Rhodoligotrophos sp. CJ14 encodes:
- a CDS encoding RsmB/NOP family class I SAM-dependent RNA methyltransferase; the encoded protein is MTPGARIEAAIEVLTDVIDRHRPASEALKDWGRMHRFAGAGDRAAIGNLVFDALRRRNSLAARMQDDASRALALAAAAELLQLDEDGLARLIDVPHGPAPLSDAERKRLAASDAPAHEPWVLGNYPEWLGPSLARVFGERAAAEGAALSERAPIDLRVNTLKASREKVLKALARFAPEPTRLSPVGLRLAPPEGLGRSPNIERDAAHERGQFEVQDEGSQLAALLVAARPGMQVADLCAGAGGKTLALAAAMENKGQIYAHDADASRLKPIFARMTRASARNVQVIGAHEPERLDGLGGRLDRVVVDAPCTGTGAWRRHPDAKWRLKPQALEQRLQDQRDVLDKAAALVKPGGRLIYITCSVLAEENGDQVASFLERHSRFRVLPWAEVWAEAIGGDAPVSASADPHGLLLTPAVHRTDGFYIAVIEAGR
- the guaA gene encoding glutamine-hydrolyzing GMP synthase — protein: MSDTVLIIDFGSQVTQLIARRVREAGVYSEIVPFQSAEAAFSRIKPRAVILSGSPASALDMGSPRAPQAIFDAGLPVLGICYGEQTICAQLGGKVEGGHHREFGRAFLEVRDDCRLFDGVWRKGERHQVWMSHGDRVTAIPEGFRVVGTSDGAPFAAIADDERRIYAVQFHPEVVHTPDGAKLIANFVHQVAGIKGDWSMAAFREAAVQRIRREVGEGRVLCALSGGVDSSVAAILIHEAIGEQLTCVFVDHGLMRLNEAQEVVSMFRDHYNIPLIHVDASDRFIGALEGEADPEVKRKTIGRLFIEVFEEQAKKLGGADFLAQGTLYPDVIESVSFHGGPSQTIKSHHNVGGLPERMNMKLVEPLRELFKDEVRALGRELGLPERFVGRHPFPGPGLAIRCPGGVTREKLDILRQADAIYLDEIRKAGLYDAIWQAFAVLLPVQTVGVMGDGRTYESVLALRAVTSTDGMTADFYHFDMDFLGRTATRIINEVRGVNRVVYDVTSKPPGTIEWE
- a CDS encoding imm11 family protein translates to MMKVYELTLADGQEWTMPKVLEDNHVLSDLRGQHQLHWTPIGMDLLTEDDKGTPRGYSDFPWYGSHVLILRSDAADSLREIMRPYGEFLPLKGGDGLELFNATTVLDALDENRSKIIRFDDGDILNIERYVFRQEAVGNQLIFKLPYRASNLYMQAGFIDQIKDMGFCGIGFKLVWSDETHPVREVIFPPRDRRFRKRHSWWR
- a CDS encoding AraC family transcriptional regulator, whose amino-acid sequence is MQDTTKSQAGSRQEERTDSTIAVSAVKLAAADLNNLMRALEIDVVALTEMLIPSDYRAEMGTMDAPAIHYTISGRGRISIGNGPWMSLEPHLLIIKPPNTPFTIEVDGPTGQKRLISRDCWRQHDGVLRIGIPNEQPEVIQICGFFNASFGQSVGLFRELREPVVEKFEPTDKIDLKLREAIEELCAQEIGMGAMTASLLKQVIIALVRRSMKSSRSWTDRFSILTDRQITRAFADMVARPGAAHTVQSLAHSAGLSRSAFMARFSAIFGRSPMVILRDLRMRQAALELTTTSAPIEVVAYNAGYESRSSFVRAFRKAYEVDPSQYRQRMKNGEGDKGT
- a CDS encoding NADP-dependent oxidoreductase, producing MKAIIVTDQAAGLAGMKLVERPEPQAAINDVVVQIYASGFVPTEMEWPSTWTDRAGRDRTPSIPGHELAGVVTALGYGTTGLSVGQRVLGLADWYRDGTLAEYTAVEARNLAPLPGDVEFTAGASLPISGLTAWQGLFQHGRLQAGQSVLAHGAAGAVGTMVTQLAREAGAYVIGTGRAADRQKVLDYGAQEFVDLDNDALEDVGGVDLVFDVIGGDIGKRSAGLIRAGGTLVSVVGPVQARPADGLAIDFVVEADRAQLSEIVQRVRDGRLRPNIGNVSTLDKAVAALNSTERRAGKTVIRVRP
- a CDS encoding nitroreductase family protein, yielding MTNGVIECILSRTATKYYDPAATLSDDQIRELVRIGTTAPTSFHLQNWRFIAVRTREAKARLRPIAWDQPAITEAAVTFIVIGQLADSSVVPERLAPVVEAGIMPAKMVPEWEIPARGLYQDFPQRQRDEAVRTATFGAAAMIYAARSWGLGSTPMIGFDDKAVHREFGLAEDEVPVMLLSVGAERPGNWPQKPRRPVADVLDLV
- a CDS encoding carboxymuconolactone decarboxylase family protein; its protein translation is MPRATALKPDQVPAHSKPTLDAFTKSIGFTPNMMATFAQSPIAFNAWATLLGSLSKALDVKTRDSIGLAVSEVNGCNYCLTVHSFTAEHMAKLPANEIMLARKGHASDPKRDAAVQFARKVIETRGKVSDADVKAVRDAGYTDANVMEIVALVAMYSLTNFFNNVFDPEQDFPAVAPAGSV